The Periplaneta americana isolate PAMFEO1 chromosome 2, P.americana_PAMFEO1_priV1, whole genome shotgun sequence genome has a window encoding:
- the LOC138694010 gene encoding leucine-rich repeat-containing protein 4C-like isoform X2, with the protein MKISDAMVLALLLCTTLFFLPFTFTECPSKCICYKYSLRCVQGDIHLHPEIMKNATDRLEITDNMFPELKSELFSRSLQVLKFSRTHTKRVDREAFKGMVHLRSLDMSENDIKIIEPVEPSMYLSRQTHWPADPELR; encoded by the exons ATGAAGATATCAGACGCAATG GTGTTGGCACTTCTGCTTTGTACAACATTATTTTTCCTGCCATTTACATTTACCGAGTGCCCTAGCAAATGTATCTGCTACAAGTACAGCTTGCGTTGTGTTCAAGGAGATATTCATCTACACCCAGAAATAATGAAGAACGCTACGGATCGTCTAGAGATTACCGACAACATGTTCCCAGAACTGAAGTCTGAACTGTTCTCCCGGAGTCTACAGGTTCTAAAATTTTCTCGTACCCACACGAAAAGAGTAGACAGAGAAGCTTTTAAGGGGATGGTTCATTTAAGAAGTCTGGATATGAGCGAaaacgatattaaaataatagagcCAG tagagccatcgatgtacctcagtcggcagactcactggcctgctgatccggagctgcgctag
- the LOC138694010 gene encoding slit homolog 2 protein-like isoform X1, producing MKISDAMVLALLLCTTLFFLPFTFTECPSKCICYKYSLRCVQGDIHLHPEIMKNATDRLEITDNMFPELKSELFSRSLQVLKFSRTHTKRVDREAFKGMVHLRSLDMSENDIKIIEPGTFEDLQMLLVLNLKFNLMLILQPKTFEGLIMLRSLQVTSVKISKLTPELFSSLRECNTFCKQVNNQTDLCLMVESLKISNKLEMDNVVDQIEPGAFVGLSMFTELNLGHNRLTNLYYESFLGLTNLKILDLTYNNIVTLNASVFSHLNNLRILNLPNNKINYLNSLAFTGLNSLTDLNLESNLISEIIPKLFQALKRLRVLNISKNKINVIHPNAFIGLQELEKLSFRFNKMTDLTREIFTGLFKLKELSFRSNKIKTVTSDVFSDLKSLVVVDLNYNNINTLGTGTFKDLVKLNKLYLQCQQKIISDALEGLHVNVVTFTAAEKLQNLSSDTISPLHEILKTVKGVEKIYFIGGIHELKPGYFENTKLTTIFFRMNNISIICNDTFKHVSKLRELQIYRSEITVLEVGAFSNLHKLRILDLSDNKIKTLQPGLFKGLTSLEVINFRSNMISSLHEGVFSEKCRQCLNNTCKYVKQFLPSSINSSGSSLITLKRLYLSYNNISFIHPRSFIYNIRLEVLDLGNNKLLTLDTDFLYIPSLRELHFNNCNITNIPAGTFQCTRNIDVLNLKENHISSLHFESLEDFQNLRNIELRFNPISCDCRMQETFLWLQDLHVKKEKVFCVDVKQYWDKYLPYLRCNETQLVQEARDLNVSREYDEEFTLKYDNKHNIGKLGKEILFFIPWYIFTATILVNLLLSAVFFRISDVFSSPHIYLVNIMLGNLLSFVSNISFSFHDNILISWQLSPLLCNVLSGIKELSIGITVFSLVSLSSYNYRLVTNSVSRRGRTGVYGLSDSTTKWLSLLLVWILSAVFAMPFFISAKVDQVCICVDTPGEYFKLICFVQLLVHSVVPFLTIAILSLRTRIFLKFVHQDVIEHQQNEGPSLWNMVTVLTIITCVSYTPTFAVRALVALNIIDISWNPMLHLCFVCYCLFICNSCLTPIAIFCTNSCYRSCLCLYSKNWYRILKLAIKPCKSSKRRKTSTNSTPL from the exons ATGAAGATATCAGACGCAATG GTGTTGGCACTTCTGCTTTGTACAACATTATTTTTCCTGCCATTTACATTTACCGAGTGCCCTAGCAAATGTATCTGCTACAAGTACAGCTTGCGTTGTGTTCAAGGAGATATTCATCTACACCCAGAAATAATGAAGAACGCTACGGATCGTCTAGAGATTACCGACAACATGTTCCCAGAACTGAAGTCTGAACTGTTCTCCCGGAGTCTACAGGTTCTAAAATTTTCTCGTACCCACACGAAAAGAGTAGACAGAGAAGCTTTTAAGGGGATGGTTCATTTAAGAAGTCTGGATATGAGCGAaaacgatattaaaataatagagcCAGGTACGTTTGAAGACCTTCAGATGTTATTAGTGTTGAATCTGAAATTTAATCTGATGCTCATTCTTCAGCCGAAGACATTTGAAGGACTGATAATGCTGAGGAGTTTACAGGTAACCAGtgtaaaaatttcaaagttaACCCCTGAATTATTCAGCTCTCTAAGAGAATGCAATACCTTCTGCAAACAAGTAAACAATCAAACAGACCTATGTCTAATGGTAGAGTCTCTGAAAATCAGCAATAAACTTGAGATGGACAATGTTGTCGATCAAATCGAACCAGGTGCTTTTGTGGGACTTAGTATGTTTACTGAATTGAATCTAGGACACAACCGACTCACCAATCTATATTACGAGTCATTTTTGGGACTTACAAATCTTAAAATTCTCGATTTGACATACAATAATATAGTTACTTTAAACGCAAGTGTTTTCAGTCATTTGAATAACTTGAGAATTCTTAATTTACCCAACAATAAAATCAATTATCTCAACTCTTTAGCATTTACTGGCCTGAATTCACTTACTGATCTCAATCTAGAAAGTAATTTGATCAGTGAAATAATTCCGAAATTGTTCCAAGCACTTAAGAGGCTGAGAGTGCTAAATATATCGAAGAACAAGATAAATGTTATTCACCCTAATGCTTTCATTGGACTTCAAGAGCTAGAAAAGCTGTCTTTCCGGTTTAACAAAATGACAGATTTGACACGTGAAATTTTCACAGGCCTCTTCAAATTAAAGGAACTGAGTTTCAGGAGCAATAAGATTAAGACCGTGACAAGTGATGTGTTCAGTGATCTAAAGTCACTGGTTGTGGTtgatttaaattacaataatataaacaCTTTGGGTACAGGGACTTTTAAGGATTTAGTTAAATTGAATAAACTGTATCTTCAGTGCCAACAGAAAATAATTTCTGACGCTCTTGAAGGTCTTCATGTAAATGTTGTGACATTTACAGCCGCAGAAAAGCTACAAAACCTTTCTTCTGATACAATATCTCCATTGCATGAGATTCTGAAGACAGTAAAAGGGGTAGAAAAAATCTACTTCATAGGAGGAATACACGAGTTGAAGCCAGGATACTTTGAAAATACTAAGTTAACAACAATTTTCTTTAGAATGAACAACATTAGCATTATCTGCAATGATACATTCAAACATGTTTCCAAGTTAAGAGAATTACAAATATATAGAAGTGAGATAACTGTTTTAGAAGTTGGTGCGTTTAGTAACCTTCACAAACTAAGAATCTTGGATCTATCCGACAATAAGATCAAAACACTTCAGCCTGGACTATTTAAAGGATTGACAAGTTTGGAAGTTATTAACTTTCGTTCAAATATGATCTCGTCTTTACATGAAggagttttctcagaaaaatgtaGGCAGTGTTTGAACAATACATGTAAATATGTCAAACAATTTCTCCCTTCTTCCATAAACAGTTCAGGATCTTCTTTAATAACGCTTAAACGTCTTTATTTATCATATAACAATATATCTTTCATTCATCCTAGATCATTCATCTATAATATTCGTCTTGAAGTACTCGATTTGggaaacaataaattactaaccTTAGACACAGATTTCTTGTATATTCCTTCCCTTAGAGAACTGCATTTCAATAATTGTAATATCACCAATATACCTGCTGGTACGTTTCAGTGCACAAGAAATATAGATGTATTGAATCTAAAAGAAAACCATATTTCAAGTTTGCATTTTGAATCACTGGAAGATTTTCAAAACCTTAGAAATATAGAACTTAGATTTAATCCAATTAGTTGTGATTGTAGAATGCAAGAAACATTTCTTTGGCTACAAGATCTCCATGTTAAAAAAGAGAAGGTATTTTGTGTTGATGTAAAACAATATTGGGACAAGTATTTACCATATTTGCGTTGCAACGAAACTCAGCTTGTGCAAGAAGCTAGAGATTTAAATGTTTCCCGTGAATACGATGAAGAGTTCACTCTTAAATACGATAACAAACACAACATTGGAAAATTAGGAAAAGAAATACTCTTTTTTATTCCGTGGTACATTTTCACTGCTACAATTTTGGTCAATCTTCTTTTGTCCGCTGTTTTCTTTCGTATCTCTGATGTTTTTAGTAGTCCTCATATATACTTGGTAAACATTATGCTTGggaatcttctttcttttgtttcaaatatctcgttCAGTTTCCATGACAACATTCTTATATCCTGGCAACTGAGTCCACTGTTATGTAACGTTCTTTCGGGTATTAAGGAACTATCTATTGGGATTACTGTATTCTCTTTGGTCTCCTTGAGTTCATATAATTACAGACTTGTAACAAATTCCGTAAGTAGGAGAGGAAGAACAGGGGTGTATGGACTATCTGATAGTACAACGAAATGGCTATCATTGCTGCTAGTCTGGATCTTATCTGCAGTATTTGCCATGCCTTTCTTCATTTCTGCAAAAGTGGATCAAGTTTGCATCTGCGTAGATACCCCTGGTGAATATTTCAAGCTAATTTGCTTCGTCCAACTGTTGGTACACTCTGTTGTTCCATTTCTTACGATTGCAATTCTATCTCTAAGAACaagaatatttctaaaatttgttCATCAAGATGTAATTGAACATCAACAAAATGAAGGACCTAGTCTTTGGAACATGGTGACTGTCCTTACAATCATTACGTGTGTTAGTTATACTCCAACCTTTGCAGTAAGAGCTCTTGTTGCATTGAATATAATAGACATCTCATGGAACCCTATGCTCCACTTGTGTTTTGTGTGCTATTGTCTCTTCATCTGCAATTCTTGTTTAACTCCTATCGCAATATTCTGCACAAATTCATGTTATAGAAGTTGTTTATGCTTGTATTCCAAAAATTGGTATAGAATCTTAAAGCTTGCTATAAAACCATGTAAATCTTCTAAAAGAAGGAAGACCTCGACGAATTCCACTCCTTTATGA